The following are encoded in a window of Phaseolus vulgaris cultivar G19833 chromosome 3, P. vulgaris v2.0, whole genome shotgun sequence genomic DNA:
- the LOC137805693 gene encoding uncharacterized protein, which produces MLSKIVGFGRLGFKTFTVNSAYVQVRKDTVGEVPPVYSKLWRCKALPSALFTAWMVIENKVATRVNLERRGVVIENPLCCLCGMVEESSSHLFSACDFAWRVWCLCFKWLGVSFVIHKDPLANFLQFRLSQASDSVNDVWGAIWVGVVSGIWNHRNCVSFDRGW; this is translated from the coding sequence ATGCTTTCTAAGATTGTTGGATTTGGAAGGCTGGGATTCAAAACTTTTACGGTTAACTCAGCCTATGTTCAAGTTAGGAAGGATACAGTTGGGGAGGTCCCTCCAGTTTACAGTAAGTTGTGGAGGTGCAAAGCCTTGCCTTCTGCTTTGTTCACAGCTTGGATGGTGATAGAGAATAAGGTTGCTACTAGGGTAAATCTGGAAAGACGCGGGGTGGTGATTGAGAATCCTTTGTGTTGTCTATGTGGGATGGTGGAAGAGTCGTCCAGTCATCTGTTTTCCGCCTGCGATTTCGCTTGGCGTGTTTGGTGTCTTTGTTTTAAGTGGCTAGGCGTATCCTTCGTTATTCATAAGGATCCTTTGGCAAACTTTCTACAGTTCAGGTTAAGTCAGGCTTCAGATTCGGTTAATGACGTTTGGGGTGCAATTTGGGTTGGAGTTGTGAGTGGTATTTGGAATCATAGGAATTGTGTGTCCTTTGATAGGGGGTGGTAG
- the LOC137805968 gene encoding homeobox-leucine zipper protein ATHB-40-like, whose amino-acid sequence MNHRAVEAHMRLFSHQYPTAFTQLTPPQQAKPRRKRNKNGVMGSTKKRKLSAEQVNLLEKNFCIQHKLQSERKDQLAFELGMDPRQVAVWFQNRRFRWKTKKLEEEYSNLKNLHETTLLQKCHLQTRVLNLEEQLLEAKKEIQQLQERGERASTKHLLEAVNPPFLGEFREEDYDYADVFYIPETHYISGMEWINF is encoded by the exons ATGAATCATCGAGCTGTTGAAGCCCATATGAGGCTCTTCTCTCACCAATATCCTACTGCATTCACTCAACTAACTCCTCCTCAACAAG CCAAGCCAAGACGCAAGAGAAACAAAAATGGAGTTATGGGCTCCACCAAGAAGAGAAAGCTCAGTGCTGAGCAAGTTAATCTTCTTGAGAAAAATTTCTGCATTCAACATAAACTTCAATCTGAAAGGAAAGACCAACTCGCATTTGAGCTTGGTATGGACCCTCGACAAGTTGCGGTATGGTTTCAAAATCGACGTTTTCGTTGGAAGACTAAAAAGTTGGAGGAAGAGTACTCCAATCTTAAGAATCTTCATGAAACCACCCTTCTCCAGAAATGCCACCTTCAGACTCGG GTGTTGAATCTGGAGGAGCAGCTTTTGGAAGCAAAGAAGGAGATTCAGCAGCTACAAGAGCGTGGTGAAAGAGCTTCAACCAAACACTTACTGGAAGCTGTGAACCCACCATTTCTTGGAGAGTTTAGGGAGGAAGACTATGATTATGCTGATGTCTTTTACATTCCGGAGACTCATTACATCAGTGGAATGGAGTGGATTAATTTCTAA
- the LOC137808375 gene encoding G-box-binding factor 1, protein MGAGEESTTKSSKSSSSVQETPTVPAYPDWSSSMQAYYAPGAAPPPFFASTVASPTPHPYLWGSQHPLMPPYGTPVPYPALYPPGSIYAHHPSMAVTPSVVQQSTEIEGKGTDGKDRDSSKKLKGTSANAGSKAGESGKAGSGSGNDGMSQSGESGSEGSSNASDENNNQQESATNKKGSFDLMLVDGANAQNNSGGAISQSSMPGKPVVSMPATNLNIGMDLWNASSGGGEAAKMRHNQSGAPGVVALGEQWIQDERELKRQKRKQSNRESARRSRLRKQAECEDLQKRVETLGSENRTLREELQRLSEECEKLTSENSSIKEELERMCGPEAVANLG, encoded by the exons ATGGGGGCTGGGGAAGAGAGCACAACAAAATCTTCCAAGTCATCTTCATCAGTTCAG GAGACACCAACAGTGCCTGCATATCCTGATTGGTCAAGCTCCATGCAG GCCTATTATGCTCCTGGAGCTGCTCCACCTCCCTTTTTTGCCTCAACTGTTGCATCCCCAACTCCCCATCCCTATTTATGGGGAAGCCAG CATCCTTTGATGCCACCATATGGGACTCCTGTCCCATATCCAGCTTTATATCCTCCTGGGAGTATCTATGCTCATCATCCAAGCATGGCAGTG ACTCCGAGTGTTGTCCAGCAAAGTACGGAGATTGAAGGGAAGGGAACTGATGGAAAGGATCGAGACTCGTCCAAAAAATTGAAAGGAACTTCTGCAAATGCAGGTTCCAAAGCAGGAGAGAGTGGAAAGGCAGGCTCAGGTTCAGGCAATGATGGCATGTCTCAAAG tGGTGAAAGTGGTTCAGAGGGTTCATCGAATGCTAGTGATGAGAATAATAACCAACAG GAATCAGCTACAAACAAGAAGGGAAGCTTTGACCTGATGCTTGTTGATG GAGCCAATGCCCAGAACAATTCTGGGGGTGCCATTTCTCAATCTTCTATGCCTGGAAAGCCTGTTGTCTCAATGCCAGCAACTAATCTTAATATTGGAATGGACTTATGGAATGCATCATCCGGTGGTGGCGAAGCTGCAAAAATGAGACATAATCAATCTGGTGCCCCAGGAGTTGTTGCCCTTGGTGAACAATGGATACAA GATGAACGTGAGCTGAAAAGACAGAAGAGAAAACAGTCAAACAGAGAGTCAGCTAGGAGGTCAAGGTTACGCAAGCAG GCTGAGTGCGAAGACTTACAAAAGAGGGTGGAGACACTGGGAAGTGAGAATCGAACACTCAGAGAAGAGCTTCAGAGACTTTCCGAAGAATGCGAGAAGCTTACATCTGAAAATAGTTCAATCAAG GAAGAATTGGAACGGATGTGTGGGCCAGAAGCAGTTGCTAACCTTGGATGA